From Ruminococcus sp. HUN007, a single genomic window includes:
- a CDS encoding GTP pyrophosphokinase family protein: MEFDLSVLNKENPYNINIEKFIEQFYGFIQINHLYDSAIHMIETKLEIIDSEFQSNFSRNPIHNISSRLKSPESIANKLIKKGIPITAESILSNLHDIAGVRVICHYIEDIYQIAHYLSMHDDIRIIKQKDYIQNPKPSGYRSLHLIVTVPVYLSTGKKVVPVEIQIRTIAMDFWASLEHQLRYKTKNNVPADLSKELRSLADTINSTDMRMEDIYHKINDLDDEE, from the coding sequence ATGGAATTTGATCTTTCAGTTCTGAACAAGGAAAATCCGTACAATATTAATATAGAGAAGTTCATTGAACAGTTTTACGGATTTATACAGATCAATCATCTTTATGATTCGGCAATACACATGATTGAAACAAAGCTTGAGATAATAGACAGTGAGTTTCAGTCAAATTTTTCAAGAAACCCGATACACAACATCTCGAGCAGACTCAAGTCGCCGGAAAGCATTGCGAACAAGCTTATAAAAAAAGGTATTCCCATCACTGCGGAATCAATACTGAGCAATCTGCACGACATTGCGGGGGTAAGAGTTATCTGCCACTACATCGAGGATATTTACCAGATAGCGCACTATCTTTCGATGCATGACGACATAAGAATAATCAAGCAGAAGGACTACATTCAGAATCCGAAGCCGAGCGGATACCGCAGTCTTCATCTTATAGTGACGGTTCCGGTTTATCTTTCAACCGGCAAAAAGGTGGTGCCTGTTGAAATACAGATAAGGACCATCGCTATGGACTTCTGGGCAAGTCTTGAACACCAGCTGAGATACAAGACCAAAAACAATGTACCGGCAGATCTTTCAAAAGAACTGAGATCACTTGCTGACACCATAAACAGCACTGACATGCGCATGGAAGACATTTATCACAAAATAAATGATCTTGATGACGAGGAATAA
- the nuoE gene encoding NADH-quinone oxidoreductase subunit NuoE produces the protein MTEKNVIPFQGTPEQEAQLKEVIARYHDQPGGLMPALQEAQGIYGYLPVEVQRMIADGMNVSLSEVFGVATFYSQFSLTPKGKHRISVCLGTACYVKGSDKILEAVEAKLGIKSGECTPDGMFSIDSCRCVGACGLAPVMLVDDDVYGKLKPEQVAGIIDSYTE, from the coding sequence ATGACTGAAAAAAACGTTATTCCTTTTCAGGGAACTCCTGAGCAGGAGGCGCAGCTTAAGGAGGTCATCGCCAGATACCATGACCAGCCCGGAGGACTGATGCCGGCACTGCAGGAAGCGCAGGGGATCTACGGATATCTTCCTGTTGAGGTACAGAGGATGATCGCTGACGGAATGAACGTATCACTGTCCGAGGTGTTCGGAGTAGCCACATTCTATTCGCAGTTCTCTCTTACTCCTAAGGGTAAGCACAGAATAAGCGTCTGTCTCGGTACAGCGTGCTATGTCAAGGGATCTGACAAGATACTTGAGGCTGTTGAAGCAAAGCTTGGCATTAAGAGCGGTGAATGCACACCTGACGGTATGTTCTCCATCGATTCATGCCGCTGTGTAGGCGCATGCGGACTTGCTCCTGTTATGCTCGTTGATGACGACGTTTACGGCAAACTCAAACCGGAACAGGTCGCTGGTATCATAGACAGTTATACAGAATAG
- a CDS encoding NADH-quinone oxidoreductase subunit NuoF, producing the protein MTIEELNKIKAAKADIVKVRTIIAEEGEKLSKVTGYRKQVLVCGGTGCQSSHSMEVLEALNAELAAKGIADEILVVRTGCFGLCSLGPIVIVYPEGTFYAQATPEGIKRIVDEHLIEGKICTDLLYQETVHDDGSIISLSETNFYKKQMRIALRNCGVIDPEDIEEYIATDGYQALYKVLTSMTPDEVCQVVLDSGLRGRGGAGFPTGRKWMFTKDAPGEVKYVACNADEGDPGAFMDRSILEGDPHAVIEAMIIASYAVGSHQGYVYVRAEYPVAVHRLRIALDQARKYGLLGKNILGSGHDFDIEIRLGAGAFVCGEETALLTSIEGHRGEPRPRPPFPAVKGLFGKPTLLNNVETYANIAQIIRNGAEWYSAIGTEKSKGTKVFALGGKITNVGLVEVPMGTTLREIIEEIGGGIPDGKAFKAAQTGGPSGGCIPAEHIDTPIDYESLSALGSMMGSGGLIVMDEDNCMVDVSKFYLNFTADESCGKCTPCRVGTRKLLQLLEKITEGKGEPEDLKKIRDLATHMKSSSLCALGQSAPNPVLSTLQYFGDEYLAHINEKKCPSGVCKSLLHYEIIADKCKGCTLCARKCPVSAITGTVKEAHVIDTDKCIKCGVCIGNCKFGAIVRK; encoded by the coding sequence ATGACTATTGAAGAACTTAATAAAATCAAAGCCGCAAAAGCGGATATCGTTAAAGTCAGAACTATCATCGCCGAGGAAGGTGAAAAGCTTTCAAAGGTAACGGGATACCGCAAGCAGGTGCTTGTGTGCGGCGGTACAGGATGTCAGTCATCACACAGCATGGAGGTTCTCGAAGCTCTGAATGCCGAGCTCGCTGCAAAGGGAATAGCTGACGAGATACTCGTTGTCAGAACAGGATGTTTCGGTCTCTGTTCACTCGGACCGATCGTTATCGTTTATCCTGAGGGAACTTTCTATGCACAGGCAACACCTGAAGGAATAAAGAGGATCGTTGACGAACACCTTATCGAAGGAAAGATATGCACGGATCTTCTCTATCAGGAAACAGTTCACGATGACGGATCCATCATTTCATTAAGCGAAACTAATTTCTACAAAAAGCAGATGAGAATCGCATTAAGAAACTGCGGCGTCATCGATCCTGAAGATATTGAAGAATATATCGCAACTGACGGTTACCAGGCACTTTACAAGGTGCTCACATCGATGACACCTGATGAAGTCTGTCAGGTAGTTCTCGACTCCGGCCTCAGAGGACGAGGCGGTGCCGGATTCCCGACAGGACGCAAGTGGATGTTTACCAAGGATGCTCCGGGTGAAGTAAAGTACGTTGCCTGCAACGCCGACGAAGGCGACCCGGGTGCATTCATGGACCGTTCTATCCTCGAAGGCGACCCGCATGCCGTGATTGAAGCCATGATCATAGCTTCCTACGCTGTCGGCTCACATCAGGGTTATGTTTACGTAAGAGCAGAATATCCGGTTGCCGTACACAGACTCCGCATCGCCCTTGATCAGGCAAGAAAATACGGACTTCTCGGTAAGAACATTCTCGGATCCGGCCACGATTTCGACATCGAGATAAGACTCGGTGCCGGTGCGTTCGTATGCGGCGAGGAAACAGCTCTTCTCACATCCATCGAGGGTCACCGCGGTGAACCGCGTCCAAGACCTCCGTTCCCGGCAGTAAAGGGCCTTTTCGGAAAGCCTACACTGCTCAACAACGTTGAAACCTACGCAAACATTGCTCAGATAATAAGAAACGGTGCTGAATGGTATTCTGCCATCGGTACTGAAAAGTCAAAGGGTACCAAGGTATTTGCCCTCGGCGGCAAGATCACAAACGTCGGACTCGTTGAAGTTCCGATGGGTACAACTCTCCGCGAGATCATCGAAGAGATCGGCGGTGGTATTCCTGACGGCAAGGCATTCAAGGCAGCTCAGACAGGCGGCCCTTCAGGCGGATGTATCCCGGCAGAGCACATCGACACGCCGATCGACTACGAAAGCCTTTCAGCTCTCGGTTCAATGATGGGTTCAGGCGGACTTATCGTAATGGACGAAGACAACTGTATGGTTGACGTTTCAAAGTTCTACCTCAACTTTACTGCAGATGAGAGCTGTGGTAAATGTACTCCGTGCCGTGTAGGTACAAGAAAGCTCCTCCAGCTTCTTGAAAAGATCACTGAAGGAAAGGGTGAGCCTGAAGATCTCAAAAAGATCCGTGACCTTGCAACACACATGAAGTCATCTTCACTCTGTGCTCTCGGTCAGTCAGCTCCGAACCCTGTACTTTCAACTTTACAGTATTTCGGCGACGAATATCTTGCCCACATAAACGAAAAGAAATGTCCTTCAGGCGTATGCAAGAGCCTGCTTCACTACGAGATCATCGCTGACAAGTGCAAAGGCTGTACGCTCTGCGCAAGAAAGTGTCCTGTTTCCGCTATTACAGGCACAGTTAAGGAAGCGCACGTCATCGATACAGACAAGTGTATCAAGTGCGGCGTATGCATAGGTAACTGCAAGTTCGGCGCAATTGTCAGAAAGTAA
- a CDS encoding glycoside hydrolase family 9 protein, with translation MNSLSKRIVSSVTALVLAASGATVFGGTKAENTVTAAGSYNYAEALQKSMFFYEVQQAGVLPEWNEVSWRGDSMVNDVVPGGWFDAGDHLKFVLTNAYSATLLGWGLVEYGDAVKKAGLDELYKNNLKWGLDYIVESDKGDSIVYMIGEGSFDHVWWGSPEVYMNKYILKGGKDPRPAYTCQDSCIEAQMACALAAGYMVFGDENYLKHAKDLFKRADAEKSIGDDKEEHPYYKPSSFYDDLFFAANWLYKATGEKDYLDKATSYVPNLDKEQQSEEMKFTWGHCWDDTTQGGMLLYAQNTGEDEWKTQVKKHLEYWTTGYGGKQISHTPDGLAWLFQWGSLRHATTTAFLASLASDTIFKDDADLSKKYNEFAKSTMDYCFGDNANKMSYVLGMGENNPKAPHHRAASGIHDDHWNELGTTPKAAEANGETWQTEYAHTLYGALVGGPGSDGSYKDQVNSYENSEVAIDYNAGFTAELCALIEDYGGTKLADFPEKETPKWAEWEVAAVVNGTPGTSYTELKTWTMNHTAWPARVAKDVAFRYYFDISEVLEGGLSVDDIKVETKSQQYSQGEPGYAIANGPVQYKDNIYYAEIKFEDGSAIMPTGQSEHRDEVQFRVSIPDAVDGKSTAGCWDTSNDWSYEGVEKATSLKSNDSLNEHICAYVDGVLVWGEEPDGTKPSADPTVMPTNKPAPTKTPDPTKTPDPTKTPDPTKTPDPTKTPDPTKTPDQTKTPDPTKTPDPTKTPDQTPTSTPGGNEPTESAVLGDVDCDGKIDITDLSTLALALVDHKELKGQSKINADVDKDGKVALTDLATIRQFVSKKIDKF, from the coding sequence GTGAATTCATTATCAAAAAGAATCGTTTCATCTGTAACAGCTCTTGTTCTTGCTGCTTCAGGTGCGACAGTTTTCGGCGGTACAAAGGCTGAAAACACAGTAACTGCCGCAGGCAGCTACAACTACGCAGAAGCTCTTCAGAAGTCAATGTTCTTCTACGAAGTACAGCAGGCCGGCGTTCTTCCTGAATGGAATGAAGTTTCATGGCGCGGCGACAGCATGGTGAACGACGTTGTTCCGGGCGGCTGGTTCGATGCCGGTGACCACCTTAAGTTCGTTCTCACAAACGCATACTCAGCTACTCTTCTCGGATGGGGCCTTGTTGAATACGGTGACGCAGTTAAGAAGGCAGGCCTTGATGAACTCTACAAAAACAACCTCAAGTGGGGCCTTGACTACATAGTTGAATCAGACAAGGGCGACAGCATCGTATACATGATCGGTGAAGGCTCATTCGACCACGTATGGTGGGGCAGTCCTGAAGTTTACATGAACAAGTACATCCTCAAGGGCGGCAAGGATCCTCGTCCTGCTTACACATGCCAGGACAGCTGTATCGAAGCTCAGATGGCATGTGCTCTTGCAGCCGGCTACATGGTATTCGGAGACGAAAACTATCTTAAGCACGCAAAGGATCTCTTCAAGAGAGCCGACGCTGAAAAGTCGATCGGCGATGACAAGGAAGAACATCCGTACTACAAGCCGTCATCTTTCTACGATGACCTCTTCTTCGCTGCAAACTGGCTCTACAAGGCTACAGGCGAAAAGGATTATCTCGACAAGGCTACTTCATATGTCCCTAACCTTGACAAGGAACAGCAGTCAGAAGAAATGAAGTTCACATGGGGCCACTGCTGGGATGACACAACTCAGGGCGGTATGCTCCTCTACGCTCAGAACACAGGCGAAGATGAATGGAAGACTCAGGTAAAGAAACACCTCGAATACTGGACAACAGGTTACGGCGGAAAGCAGATCAGCCACACACCTGACGGCCTTGCATGGCTCTTCCAGTGGGGTTCACTCAGACACGCAACAACAACAGCATTCCTTGCATCACTCGCAAGCGACACTATTTTCAAGGATGATGCTGACTTAAGCAAGAAATACAACGAATTCGCTAAGTCAACAATGGACTACTGCTTCGGCGATAATGCAAACAAGATGTCCTACGTTCTCGGTATGGGCGAAAACAACCCGAAGGCACCGCACCACAGAGCAGCCAGCGGTATCCATGATGACCACTGGAACGAACTCGGTACAACACCTAAGGCTGCTGAAGCTAACGGTGAAACATGGCAGACAGAATATGCCCACACTCTCTACGGTGCTCTCGTAGGCGGTCCTGGCAGCGACGGTTCTTACAAAGACCAGGTAAATTCATACGAGAACAGTGAGGTTGCCATCGACTACAACGCAGGATTTACTGCTGAACTCTGTGCACTTATCGAAGACTACGGCGGAACAAAGCTTGCTGACTTCCCTGAAAAGGAAACTCCGAAGTGGGCTGAATGGGAAGTTGCTGCAGTAGTAAACGGCACACCTGGCACAAGCTACACAGAACTCAAGACATGGACAATGAACCACACTGCATGGCCGGCAAGAGTAGCCAAGGACGTTGCATTCCGTTACTACTTCGACATAAGTGAAGTACTTGAAGGTGGCCTTTCAGTAGACGATATCAAGGTAGAAACAAAGTCACAGCAGTATTCACAGGGCGAACCTGGTTATGCTATAGCAAACGGTCCTGTTCAGTACAAGGACAACATCTACTACGCTGAGATCAAATTTGAAGACGGAAGTGCTATCATGCCGACAGGCCAGAGCGAACACAGAGACGAAGTTCAGTTCAGAGTTTCCATCCCTGATGCAGTTGACGGCAAGTCCACAGCAGGCTGCTGGGATACTTCAAACGACTGGTCATATGAAGGCGTTGAAAAGGCAACAAGCCTTAAGAGCAATGATTCACTCAACGAACACATCTGCGCTTATGTAGACGGCGTTCTTGTATGGGGCGAAGAACCGGACGGCACAAAGCCTTCTGCTGACCCGACAGTAATGCCAACAAACAAGCCGGCTCCTACAAAGACACCTGATCCTACTAAAACTCCGGATCCTACTAAAACTCCGGATCCTACAAAAACTCCGGATCCTACAAAGACACCAGACCCTACAAAGACTCCTGACCAGACCAAGACTCCGGATCCTACAAAAACTCCGGATCCGACAAAGACTCCTGATCAGACACCTACATCAACACCGGGCGGCAATGAACCAACAGAGAGTGCTGTTCTCGGAGACGTTGACTGCGACGGCAAGATCGATATAACAGACCTTTCAACACTTGCTCTCGCACTTGTTGATCACAAGGAACTTAAAGGTCAGTCAAAGATCAACGCTGACGTTGACAAGGACGGCAAGGTTGCTCTTACAGACCTCGCTACTATCAGACAGTTCGTTTCAAAGAAAATCGATAAGTTCTGA